In Kushneria marisflavi, the following are encoded in one genomic region:
- a CDS encoding Fur family transcriptional regulator gives MPDVSSLLRMAEERCHDNDVRFTPIRRRVFEIISTHSSGLKAYELLDLLSNEHASARPPTVYRALDFLLEQGLVHRIESLNAYVACPCPDHARGFQLMICRHCGLVEEMHDHDTMHRLEKTAAGHGFLIERQTIELSGVCQKCQLSR, from the coding sequence ATGCCTGATGTATCCAGCCTGCTGCGCATGGCCGAAGAACGATGTCATGACAACGATGTGCGATTCACCCCCATTCGCCGTCGCGTCTTTGAGATCATCAGCACGCATTCCAGTGGCCTCAAGGCTTATGAGCTTCTTGATCTGCTTTCCAATGAGCATGCTTCGGCGCGTCCGCCCACCGTGTATCGCGCCCTGGATTTTCTTCTGGAACAGGGGCTGGTGCATCGTATCGAATCGCTTAATGCCTATGTCGCCTGCCCCTGTCCTGATCATGCCCGTGGTTTTCAGCTAATGATCTGTCGGCACTGCGGTCTTGTTGAAGAAATGCATGACCATGACACCATGCATCGGCTGGAGAAGACGGCCGCAGGTCATGGTTTTCTCATTGAGCGCCAGACCATCGAGCTGTCCGGCGTTTGTCAAAAGTGTCAGTTGTCACGCTGA
- a CDS encoding dihydroorotase: MFDLLIVNARVVNEGTIRELDVGILDGRINAIAPSLSHDAKKIIDARGRHLLPGMIDDQVHFREPGLTQKADMATESAAAVAGGITTYMEMPNVKPPTLDSQALEAKYALARGRSHANYAFYHGASNDNLEAIKALDPATTCGIKIFMGASTGNMLVDAPQTLEDIFASAKIPVITHCEDTPMIQESERQARERFGEQVPFSLHGEIRSREACYKSSSMAIDLARKHGTRLHVLHLTTAEEMALFEPGPVDGKLITAEACVHHLWFCDEDYERLGSWIKCNPAIKTAADRQAIRDAVNDGRIDIVATDHAPHTLEEKNNSYFSAPSGMPLVQHALSSLLDQVNAGHFELTTIVEKTSHNVARRFELADRGFIREGYMADLVLVDLEKRFTVTRDELLYKCGWSPFEDAPLRGSIETTIVNGVVAWDGESLASAPAGERVTYRRR; the protein is encoded by the coding sequence ATGTTCGATCTGCTGATCGTTAATGCCCGCGTCGTCAATGAAGGTACCATTCGAGAACTGGATGTCGGCATTCTTGATGGACGCATCAATGCCATTGCGCCTTCCCTGTCTCATGATGCCAAAAAGATCATCGATGCACGCGGGCGACATCTGCTTCCCGGCATGATCGATGATCAGGTGCATTTTCGTGAGCCCGGCCTGACACAGAAGGCAGATATGGCGACTGAATCTGCAGCGGCAGTCGCCGGTGGCATCACGACCTATATGGAAATGCCCAACGTCAAGCCGCCCACGCTGGACAGTCAGGCACTGGAAGCCAAGTACGCGCTGGCACGCGGCCGGTCGCATGCCAACTATGCCTTTTATCATGGCGCCAGCAACGACAACCTTGAAGCCATCAAGGCGCTTGATCCAGCCACTACCTGTGGCATCAAGATTTTCATGGGGGCCTCGACCGGCAACATGCTGGTTGATGCCCCGCAAACGTTGGAAGATATCTTCGCCAGCGCAAAAATTCCGGTCATCACGCACTGTGAAGACACTCCCATGATCCAGGAAAGTGAGCGCCAGGCGCGTGAGCGTTTCGGAGAACAGGTGCCCTTTTCACTGCACGGTGAAATTCGCTCGCGCGAGGCCTGCTACAAGAGCTCCAGTATGGCGATCGATCTGGCGCGCAAGCATGGCACGCGCCTGCACGTGCTGCATTTGACCACGGCCGAAGAAATGGCCCTTTTTGAGCCCGGTCCGGTGGATGGCAAGCTGATCACGGCTGAGGCCTGTGTCCACCATTTATGGTTCTGTGACGAGGACTACGAGCGTCTGGGTTCGTGGATCAAGTGTAATCCGGCCATCAAGACTGCCGCCGACCGCCAGGCCATTCGCGACGCCGTCAATGATGGCCGAATCGATATTGTGGCCACTGACCATGCGCCGCATACACTGGAAGAGAAAAACAACAGCTATTTCAGCGCGCCTTCCGGCATGCCGCTGGTGCAACATGCCCTCTCCTCCCTGCTTGACCAGGTCAATGCCGGTCATTTCGAACTGACCACCATCGTCGAGAAAACCAGCCATAACGTGGCCCGGCGTTTTGAGCTGGCCGATCGCGGCTTCATTCGCGAAGGCTATATGGCAGATCTCGTGCTGGTGGATCTTGAAAAACGCTTTACCGTGACGCGTGACGAGCTGCTCTACAAATGTGGCTGGAGCCCGTTTGAAGACGCGCCGCTGCGAGGAAGCATCGAGACCACGATCGTCAATGGCGTTGTTGCCTGGGATGGCGAGAGCCTTGCCAGCGCCCCGGCGGGTGAACGCGTTACCTATCGTCGCCGGTAA
- the hisI gene encoding phosphoribosyl-AMP cyclohydrolase, protein MSASSPTYKALEQAPPGHETGLEALLTAAGWNDDGLIPAIAQQFDSGEVLMMAWMSRQTLEETLQTGRVCYWSRSRQKPWRKGESSGQVQMLHQAWLDCDGDTLLLKVDQTGPACHTGRRTCFYLALDAQSARVDAAPLMSTEALYGSS, encoded by the coding sequence ATGAGTGCATCCTCCCCTACCTATAAGGCGCTCGAGCAGGCGCCGCCCGGTCATGAAACCGGGCTTGAGGCACTTCTAACAGCGGCAGGCTGGAACGATGACGGCCTGATACCGGCCATCGCCCAGCAGTTCGACAGCGGTGAAGTATTGATGATGGCCTGGATGAGCCGGCAAACGCTTGAGGAAACGCTACAAACGGGGCGTGTCTGCTACTGGTCACGCTCAAGGCAGAAGCCGTGGCGCAAGGGGGAATCCTCCGGTCAGGTACAAATGCTGCATCAGGCATGGCTGGACTGTGATGGGGATACCCTGCTGCTCAAGGTCGACCAGACCGGACCTGCCTGTCATACGGGCCGGCGTACCTGCTTTTATCTGGCGCTGGACGCGCAGAGCGCACGCGTGGATGCTGCGCCTCTGATGTCAACCGAGGCACTGTATGGCAGCAGCTGA
- the yidD gene encoding membrane protein insertion efficiency factor YidD: MFQAVLRKGLIGLVRVYQYVISPLIGPRCRFWPTCSSYAIEAIELHGPVRGSWLALKRLLRCHPFCAGGVDPVPPVSTSCNCGCHTDTKQASVRHKDQA, from the coding sequence ATGTTTCAGGCAGTGCTTCGAAAGGGACTGATCGGGTTGGTGCGGGTATATCAATATGTCATCAGCCCCCTGATCGGGCCTCGCTGTCGATTCTGGCCCACCTGCTCCAGCTATGCGATCGAGGCCATCGAGTTGCATGGCCCCGTTCGCGGTAGCTGGCTGGCACTCAAGCGGCTCCTGCGTTGCCACCCCTTCTGTGCCGGTGGCGTCGACCCGGTACCGCCCGTGTCGACGTCCTGCAATTGTGGATGCCATACAGATACCAAACAGGCCTCTGTTCGACACAAGGATCAGGCCTGA
- a CDS encoding DUF2628 domain-containing protein, which produces MKQFEIYQHADGRLEAVKQGWNWPAFFFGALWALCCRLWKIAVLTLVAVFVVSMAGAFDDSGMIDVMANIACLGLYTAFGLNGNQWKRRHLLANGAQLMNTVEARGVKQAIAMHRERQQLQGSETASHNFQA; this is translated from the coding sequence ATGAAACAGTTCGAGATTTATCAGCACGCTGACGGGCGTCTTGAGGCCGTCAAACAGGGATGGAACTGGCCGGCCTTCTTTTTTGGCGCGCTCTGGGCGCTGTGTTGCCGGTTATGGAAAATTGCCGTATTGACGCTTGTGGCCGTTTTTGTGGTGTCGATGGCAGGCGCATTTGATGACAGCGGTATGATTGATGTGATGGCCAATATCGCGTGTCTTGGACTTTATACGGCGTTTGGCCTCAACGGCAATCAGTGGAAGCGGCGACACCTGCTGGCCAACGGAGCTCAGCTTATGAACACCGTAGAGGCTCGAGGCGTAAAACAGGCGATCGCGATGCACCGGGAAAGGCAACAGCTACAGGGTTCCGAGACGGCATCACACAACTTTCAGGCCTGA
- a CDS encoding SufE family protein codes for MSPQEAQQELIDEFEMFDNWMDRYQYIIDLGKLLPDFPDEWKNDSTRLDGCQSNVWVHGEHQNNTLHFYAISDAAIVSGLIAILLRIYNDRTPQEILDTPPDFLTELDLDKHLSPTRSNGLHAMLERIKTTAHAHAHA; via the coding sequence ATGAGTCCGCAAGAGGCCCAGCAGGAACTGATCGACGAATTCGAGATGTTTGATAACTGGATGGATCGCTATCAATACATCATCGATCTGGGCAAGCTGCTGCCCGATTTTCCTGATGAATGGAAAAATGACAGCACGCGCCTTGATGGTTGCCAATCCAACGTCTGGGTGCATGGTGAACACCAGAACAATACTCTTCATTTTTATGCCATATCCGATGCCGCCATCGTGTCAGGCCTGATCGCCATTTTGCTGCGCATCTATAACGACCGGACGCCGCAGGAAATCCTCGACACGCCGCCTGATTTTCTGACCGAGCTGGATCTGGACAAGCATCTGTCGCCCACTCGTAGCAACGGGCTGCATGCCATGCTTGAGCGTATCAAGACAACAGCTCATGCTCATGCTCATGCCTGA
- a CDS encoding tyrosine-type recombinase/integrase, translating into MKKPLGVEPASDSMQEAALIERAAPAMSGQLVEAGSDREIVAAWLMEYRTSPQTFRQYRKEAERLLLWLEDKGKRLAHLDRRALDTFEEFLADPRPAAEWIGPPSPRHSKAWRPFRKGLSAASRRQALVILQTLFGWLIEAGWLSQNPFRLMRDKRRRLDNTSNAVERYIERPLWRWCWQQLNTLPTDATVRARYEFERQRFVFAFAYLLAPRISEMSHARMNDFRMREGQWWWQVAGKGGKRASIPVPDAMMAALRQWRDMLGLPATPSPEEETPVIRALDGQRGVGDNQLYRMIKATFERLAQTREYENESTSYEAQRLRQATPHWLRHTAITHQAQQGVELRYLSRTARHSRLETTARYLHAETQEWHGQINRHTLDPSDEPVDDTL; encoded by the coding sequence ATGAAAAAGCCATTGGGCGTAGAGCCTGCAAGCGATTCGATGCAGGAGGCGGCCCTGATCGAGAGGGCAGCGCCTGCCATGTCCGGTCAATTGGTCGAAGCAGGAAGCGATCGGGAAATTGTGGCGGCCTGGCTCATGGAATATCGCACCAGCCCACAGACCTTCAGGCAGTACCGCAAGGAAGCCGAGCGGCTGCTGTTGTGGCTGGAAGACAAGGGCAAGCGACTTGCACACCTTGATCGGCGTGCACTGGACACGTTCGAGGAATTTCTTGCCGATCCCAGACCGGCTGCTGAATGGATTGGGCCGCCCAGCCCCAGGCATAGTAAGGCGTGGCGCCCCTTTCGAAAGGGGCTTTCTGCTGCCAGCAGGCGCCAGGCTCTGGTCATTCTGCAGACCCTGTTTGGCTGGCTGATCGAGGCCGGTTGGCTGAGTCAGAATCCCTTCAGACTGATGCGCGACAAGCGTCGCCGACTCGATAACACATCAAATGCTGTTGAGCGCTATATTGAGCGCCCGCTATGGCGATGGTGCTGGCAGCAGCTCAATACGCTGCCTACAGACGCCACGGTTCGGGCGCGCTATGAATTTGAGCGTCAGCGTTTCGTTTTCGCTTTTGCCTATCTGCTGGCCCCACGTATCAGCGAAATGAGCCATGCCCGCATGAATGACTTTCGGATGCGCGAAGGTCAGTGGTGGTGGCAGGTGGCCGGGAAGGGCGGCAAGCGAGCCAGCATTCCGGTACCGGATGCCATGATGGCCGCACTGAGGCAGTGGCGCGACATGCTTGGACTGCCGGCCACACCGTCGCCTGAAGAGGAAACGCCGGTCATACGTGCGCTGGATGGCCAGCGAGGAGTCGGTGACAATCAGCTTTATCGCATGATCAAGGCAACCTTTGAGAGGCTGGCGCAGACGAGAGAGTACGAAAACGAGTCAACGTCATACGAAGCGCAGCGCCTGCGACAGGCCACACCGCACTGGCTGCGCCATACGGCGATTACCCATCAGGCGCAGCAGGGCGTTGAGCTGCGCTATCTATCACGCACGGCACGCCATTCAAGACTTGAGACCACTGCACGCTATCTTCACGCTGAGACGCAGGAGTGGCATGGTCAGATCAATCGTCACACGCTTGATCCATCGGACGAACCCGTGGATGACACGCTATAA
- a CDS encoding DNA-binding protein produces the protein MARSGVQFEDVQRAIETLIQRGDVPSVQRIREVLGTGSFTTISDHLREWRARREENRDVPLPQAIPERLHDALAGLWQQAQEEAGEALSFYRQQSDEQVEQAQEETRQAQRRVEDTEQRLAALSERLDSTAARLEEKATSLARLESEAAHLRGQLEERDQRLAMRDRQINTLSEERDRLEREHHENLEQLDQTYKRRLSQEESRHESAENRLMQLLDSARHEKQELEKQARRRHEQLEERIEKITAQMEQQRRTLQEEERKMRDLSQHARHNEQQLQESRGREDHLSGLLAERDQELARLRTELRVLQERLSKAPIPPFVY, from the coding sequence ATGGCACGAAGTGGCGTGCAATTCGAAGATGTACAGAGGGCGATAGAAACCCTCATCCAACGCGGTGATGTCCCAAGCGTTCAGCGCATACGCGAAGTTCTGGGCACCGGCAGTTTTACTACCATCAGTGACCACCTGCGGGAGTGGCGGGCCAGACGCGAGGAAAATCGTGATGTCCCCCTGCCGCAGGCCATCCCTGAACGCCTGCACGATGCGCTGGCCGGGCTGTGGCAGCAGGCGCAGGAGGAAGCCGGCGAAGCTCTGTCCTTCTATCGCCAGCAATCCGATGAGCAGGTAGAGCAGGCGCAAGAGGAAACACGGCAGGCCCAGCGACGTGTTGAAGATACCGAGCAGCGTCTGGCTGCCTTGAGTGAGCGCCTGGACAGCACGGCGGCGCGACTGGAAGAAAAGGCGACCAGTCTTGCCAGGCTTGAAAGCGAAGCGGCGCATCTGCGTGGCCAGCTTGAAGAGCGCGATCAGCGTCTGGCCATGCGTGATCGTCAGATCAATACGCTCAGCGAGGAGCGTGACCGCCTTGAGCGTGAACATCATGAAAATCTCGAGCAGCTCGATCAGACATACAAGCGACGACTGTCACAGGAAGAGTCACGTCATGAAAGCGCTGAAAATCGCCTGATGCAGCTGCTGGATAGCGCCCGTCATGAAAAGCAGGAGCTTGAAAAACAGGCACGTCGCCGACATGAGCAGCTCGAGGAGCGGATCGAAAAGATTACGGCTCAGATGGAGCAGCAGCGCCGCACGCTACAGGAAGAAGAGCGCAAGATGCGCGATTTGAGCCAGCACGCCCGCCACAATGAGCAACAGCTTCAGGAAAGTCGGGGGCGAGAAGACCATCTTTCAGGTCTGCTGGCAGAGCGTGACCAAGAGCTGGCGCGCTTGCGCACGGAACTTAGAGTGCTGCAGGAGCGTCTTTCCAAGGCACCCATACCGCCTTTCGTGTATTAA
- the nfuA gene encoding Fe-S biogenesis protein NfuA, with the protein MSQTIEITESAQEYLADLLSRQDVEGIGVRVFITQPGTPYAETCLAYCRPGEEEESDERIPLEKFDLFLEKHSVAFLEDAVVDFNADRMGGQLTIKAPNAKMPQVSEDSPLEDRVNYILYSEINPGLAAHGGEIRLIQLTEDNVAVLQFGGGCQGCAAVDITLKQGVEKTLTERIPELTAIRDVTDHTDTTNAYY; encoded by the coding sequence ATGAGTCAGACCATCGAAATTACCGAAAGCGCCCAGGAGTATCTCGCCGACCTGCTTTCGCGTCAGGACGTCGAGGGCATCGGCGTGCGTGTCTTTATCACTCAGCCGGGTACGCCCTATGCGGAAACCTGTCTGGCCTATTGCAGGCCCGGCGAGGAAGAAGAAAGCGATGAGCGCATCCCGCTTGAAAAATTTGACCTCTTTCTCGAAAAGCACAGCGTGGCCTTTCTGGAAGATGCCGTGGTTGATTTCAATGCCGACCGCATGGGCGGTCAGCTGACCATCAAGGCCCCCAATGCCAAGATGCCGCAGGTCAGCGAGGACAGCCCACTGGAAGACCGCGTCAACTATATTCTTTATAGCGAGATCAACCCGGGGCTGGCTGCTCACGGTGGCGAGATTCGCCTGATTCAGCTGACCGAAGACAATGTCGCCGTACTCCAGTTTGGTGGTGGCTGCCAGGGCTGCGCTGCAGTGGATATCACGCTCAAGCAGGGTGTCGAGAAGACTTTGACCGAGCGCATCCCCGAGCTGACAGCGATCCGTGATGTGACAGACCACACCGATACGACCAACGCCTACTATTGA
- the metH gene encoding methionine synthase, which translates to MPKAADSPVLETLTRLMSDRILILDGGMGTMIQNERLTEQDFRGDRFSHWESDLKGNNDLLVLSQPRVITRLHREYLEAGADIVETNTFNSTRLSQADYHAEELVVELNYEAARLARAVCDEVASETGVPRFVAGVLGPTSRTASISPDVNDPSKRNVTFDELVDNYVEAARALIEGGSDLILIETIFDTLNAKAAIYALDVLFEELGYQVPIMISGTITDASGRTLSGQTTEAFWNSVRHARPISVGLNCALGAEDLRPYLEELSRRANTHVSVHPNAGLPNEFGEYDQEADEMAEIVRTFGEQQLVNIMGGCCGTTPEHIAAIKRVMTDLPPRKVPDVAPACRLSGLEPFNINARSLFVNVGERTNVTGSARFKRLIKEEDFNTALEVALEQVENGAQVIDINMDEGMLDSKGAMEHFLKLVASEPDISRVPIMIDSSKWEIIEAGLKCVQGKAVVNSISMKEGEDSFRYQARQCRRFGAAIVVMAFDEQGQADTMARKTEICERAYRILVDEIDFPAEDIIFDPNIFAIATGIEEHNNYAVDFIEATRWIKQHLPHAMISGGVSNVSFSFRGNNTVREAIHSVFLYHAIHAGLTMGIVNAGQLAVYDDLPEELRNAVEDVVLNRREDATERLLDIAERYKDDGSGPQKKEDLEWRSWEVEKRIEHALVKGITSYIEEDTELARQRANRPIEVIEGPLMDGMNVVGDLFGAGKMFLPQVVKSARVMKQAVAYLIPHIEAEKSDDDHSKGRIIMATVKGDVHDIGKNIVGVVLQCNNYEVIDLGVMVPAEKIFAAAREHNAQIIGLSGLITPSLDEMVHVAKEMERQGFDIPLLIGGATTSKAHTAVKIEPAYSHPVVYVTDASRAVGVASKLLSPGLKEAYVGEIRAEYEKVRERNSKRRPKSADLNYAQACERHFDGGWSDYIPPQPAFTGVRVFDDIDLRSLVDYIDWTPFFMSWQLAGKFPKILEDHVVGDAARNLYKDARAMLDKLIDERHLQARGVIGFWPANTVDHDVIEVYSDESRSDVIHQLHHIRQQTTKNRDGLCYSLADFVAPNDSERADWIGGFAVTTGHGADELARHYEQNGDDYNAIMVKALADRLAEALAEHMHERVRREHWGYVPDETLDNDDLINEKYRGIRPAPGYPACPDHTEKGTLFEMLDATNNTGLTLTESFAMWPAAAVSGWYFSHPQSRYFSTGRISRDQIDALATRKDMSRDTMERWLSPILSYNPDE; encoded by the coding sequence ATGCCCAAAGCTGCCGATTCGCCGGTTCTGGAGACGCTGACCCGTCTGATGTCGGATCGCATACTGATCCTTGATGGCGGTATGGGAACCATGATCCAGAATGAGCGGCTGACCGAACAGGACTTCCGCGGCGACCGCTTTTCGCACTGGGAAAGTGATCTCAAGGGCAATAACGATCTGCTGGTGCTCAGCCAGCCCAGGGTGATTACCCGTCTGCACCGCGAATATCTGGAAGCCGGTGCCGATATCGTCGAAACCAATACGTTTAACAGCACCCGACTCTCTCAGGCTGACTATCACGCCGAAGAGCTGGTGGTAGAGCTCAATTACGAGGCTGCGCGCCTGGCCCGGGCCGTGTGCGACGAGGTGGCCTCCGAGACCGGGGTGCCGCGCTTTGTGGCCGGCGTGCTGGGGCCTACAAGCCGAACCGCTTCAATTTCTCCGGATGTGAACGACCCTTCAAAGCGCAATGTCACCTTTGATGAACTGGTCGACAACTACGTTGAAGCTGCGCGGGCGCTGATCGAAGGCGGCAGCGATCTGATCCTGATCGAGACCATTTTCGATACGCTCAACGCCAAGGCGGCCATATACGCGCTCGATGTTCTGTTTGAAGAGCTTGGGTATCAGGTACCCATCATGATTTCGGGCACCATCACCGATGCTTCAGGGCGAACGCTGTCGGGGCAGACCACCGAGGCCTTCTGGAACTCCGTGCGCCATGCCCGCCCGATCAGCGTGGGACTCAATTGCGCCCTGGGTGCCGAAGATCTGCGCCCGTATCTCGAAGAGCTCTCGCGCCGCGCCAATACCCATGTGTCGGTACATCCCAATGCCGGCCTGCCCAATGAATTTGGCGAATACGATCAGGAAGCCGATGAGATGGCGGAGATCGTGCGCACCTTCGGTGAGCAGCAGCTGGTCAACATCATGGGCGGCTGTTGTGGAACCACGCCCGAGCATATTGCCGCCATCAAGCGGGTCATGACCGACCTGCCGCCGCGCAAGGTGCCCGATGTAGCTCCAGCCTGCCGTCTATCGGGGCTTGAGCCGTTTAACATCAACGCAAGATCGCTGTTCGTGAACGTGGGTGAGCGTACCAATGTGACCGGTTCTGCCCGATTCAAGCGGCTGATCAAGGAAGAAGACTTCAACACCGCGCTTGAGGTGGCACTTGAGCAGGTCGAAAACGGTGCTCAGGTCATCGACATCAACATGGATGAGGGGATGCTCGACTCGAAGGGGGCGATGGAGCATTTTCTCAAGCTCGTCGCTTCCGAGCCGGATATCTCGCGCGTGCCCATCATGATCGACTCTTCCAAATGGGAGATCATCGAAGCCGGCCTGAAATGCGTCCAGGGCAAGGCAGTCGTCAACTCGATCTCGATGAAGGAAGGCGAAGACAGTTTTCGTTACCAGGCCCGACAGTGTCGTCGTTTTGGTGCGGCCATCGTGGTCATGGCCTTTGACGAACAGGGTCAGGCCGACACCATGGCGCGCAAGACCGAGATCTGTGAGCGTGCCTATCGCATTCTGGTCGACGAGATTGATTTCCCGGCCGAGGACATCATCTTTGACCCCAATATCTTTGCCATCGCCACCGGCATCGAAGAGCACAACAATTACGCCGTCGATTTCATCGAGGCCACACGCTGGATCAAGCAGCACCTGCCCCATGCCATGATCTCGGGCGGTGTGTCGAACGTCTCCTTCTCCTTTCGCGGCAACAATACGGTTCGTGAGGCCATCCATTCGGTCTTCCTCTACCATGCCATTCATGCCGGCCTGACGATGGGAATCGTCAATGCCGGCCAGCTGGCGGTGTATGATGATCTGCCCGAAGAGCTGCGCAACGCCGTGGAAGATGTGGTGCTCAATCGTCGCGAGGATGCCACCGAGCGATTGCTGGACATCGCCGAGCGTTACAAGGATGACGGTAGCGGCCCCCAGAAAAAGGAAGATCTCGAGTGGCGCAGCTGGGAAGTTGAAAAACGCATCGAGCATGCGCTGGTCAAGGGCATTACCAGCTATATCGAGGAAGACACCGAGCTGGCACGCCAGCGGGCCAATCGCCCCATCGAGGTCATTGAAGGCCCGCTGATGGACGGCATGAACGTGGTGGGCGATCTGTTCGGCGCCGGCAAGATGTTTCTGCCCCAGGTGGTGAAGTCCGCCCGCGTCATGAAACAGGCCGTGGCGTACCTGATCCCGCACATCGAGGCCGAAAAGAGTGACGATGACCACAGCAAGGGCCGTATCATCATGGCCACGGTCAAGGGTGACGTTCACGATATCGGCAAGAACATCGTGGGTGTGGTGCTGCAGTGCAACAACTATGAAGTCATCGATCTGGGCGTCATGGTGCCCGCCGAGAAAATCTTTGCGGCCGCGCGCGAACATAACGCTCAGATTATCGGGCTTTCAGGTCTGATCACGCCGTCGCTGGATGAGATGGTGCACGTGGCGAAGGAAATGGAGCGTCAGGGCTTTGATATTCCGCTGCTGATCGGGGGCGCCACCACCTCCAAGGCCCATACGGCGGTCAAGATCGAGCCGGCCTACAGCCATCCCGTGGTTTATGTTACTGACGCTTCGCGCGCCGTCGGCGTGGCAAGCAAGCTGCTCTCGCCCGGGCTCAAGGAAGCCTATGTCGGCGAAATTCGGGCCGAGTATGAAAAGGTGCGTGAGCGTAACAGCAAACGTCGTCCCAAATCGGCGGATCTTAATTACGCTCAGGCCTGCGAGCGGCACTTCGATGGCGGCTGGTCCGACTATATCCCGCCGCAACCGGCCTTTACCGGGGTTCGTGTTTTCGACGACATCGATCTGAGGTCACTGGTCGACTACATCGACTGGACGCCCTTTTTCATGAGCTGGCAGCTGGCGGGTAAGTTCCCCAAAATTCTGGAAGATCACGTGGTAGGCGATGCCGCACGCAACCTGTACAAGGATGCGCGCGCGATGCTCGACAAGCTGATCGACGAGCGCCATCTGCAGGCGCGTGGCGTCATTGGTTTCTGGCCAGCCAATACGGTCGATCACGATGTTATCGAGGTGTATTCAGATGAGTCGCGTAGCGATGTCATTCATCAGCTTCATCACATTCGCCAGCAGACCACCAAAAATCGTGATGGTCTTTGCTATAGCCTGGCCGATTTCGTGGCGCCGAATGACAGCGAACGGGCCGACTGGATTGGCGGCTTTGCGGTCACGACAGGTCACGGCGCGGATGAGTTGGCCAGGCACTATGAGCAAAACGGCGATGACTACAACGCCATCATGGTCAAGGCGCTGGCGGATCGACTGGCCGAAGCACTGGCCGAACACATGCATGAGCGGGTGCGTCGCGAGCACTGGGGCTATGTCCCGGATGAAACGCTGGATAACGATGACCTGATCAACGAAAAATATCGCGGCATTCGACCGGCGCCCGGCTATCCGGCCTGTCCGGACCACACGGAAAAAGGCACTCTTTTCGAGATGCTCGATGCCACGAACAATACGGGGCTGACGCTGACCGAAAGCTTCGCCATGTGGCCTGCCGCGGCAGTGTCGGGCTGGTATTTCTCACATCCGCAGTCGCGTTATTTCTCGACCGGGCGCATCAGTCGCGATCAGATCGATGCGCTTGCCACGCGCAAGGACATGTCACGTGACACCATGGAGCGCTGGCTGTCCCCGATTCTGTCCTACAATCCTGACGAATAG
- the smrA gene encoding DNA endonuclease SmrA, with protein MNANQRDEQLFFHEMADVIPLNKGRNRADAGNTGARPPSEAQLARRASAQDGEQESNFLSDEFVDLLPVNDPIEFRRDGIQTGVIEKLRHGGYQVDSQLNLLKRPVAECRRELFRFIREAHQHELRCVMIVHGRGKSDESHANVVRSYVGKWLEQFDEVQAYATAQPRHGGLGATYVMLKKSYRARQRNRELHQRRRAP; from the coding sequence ATGAATGCCAATCAACGCGATGAGCAGCTGTTCTTTCATGAAATGGCTGATGTCATTCCGCTGAACAAGGGACGCAACCGCGCCGATGCCGGTAACACCGGTGCGCGACCTCCCAGCGAGGCGCAACTGGCCAGACGCGCCAGCGCCCAGGATGGTGAGCAGGAAAGCAACTTCCTGTCCGATGAATTTGTCGATTTACTGCCCGTCAATGACCCGATCGAGTTTCGCCGTGACGGCATTCAAACCGGTGTGATCGAGAAACTGCGTCATGGGGGCTATCAGGTCGACTCTCAATTGAACCTGTTAAAGCGCCCGGTGGCCGAGTGTCGACGCGAGCTTTTCAGATTTATCCGTGAAGCGCACCAGCATGAGCTGCGTTGCGTGATGATCGTTCACGGTCGTGGCAAAAGCGATGAAAGCCATGCCAACGTGGTGCGTTCCTATGTGGGCAAATGGCTTGAGCAGTTTGACGAGGTTCAGGCCTATGCCACGGCCCAGCCACGTCATGGCGGGCTCGGTGCGACCTATGTCATGCTGAAAAAATCCTATCGTGCCCGCCAGCGTAACCGTGAGCTGCATCAGCGCCGTCGCGCGCCGTAA